One window of the Alligator mississippiensis isolate rAllMis1 chromosome 5, rAllMis1, whole genome shotgun sequence genome contains the following:
- the LOC109282580 gene encoding CD5 antigen-like, giving the protein MDLHQYLCLSFAAYLGVVTSSEVRLVPGPCAGRVEVLVNGHWGTVCTEGWDKTDAEVVCKQLGCGMVKEAFRSGLGAGSSPILMTNVVCQGTEKSLKHCHFEEPEDCDHSQDAGARCQAAEYTVLPVRLVGGATRCRGQVEVYHKNRWGAVCGYGWDLTDAKVLCRQLACGRPQRITNRCSNFHSSSDTVLLGQLECTGKEDSLTHCQNQSWEKLPCPSYLHAGVVCREPFALRLVDGPRACSGRLEVQHDGEWGTVCDDHWAMPNAEVVCRELGCGQAEPVSQLVWERTRFRQGTGRIWLDDVRCKGEEKTLQNCAHRIWGYHDCSHREDISVVCQVN; this is encoded by the exons ATGGACCTGCACCAATACCTTTGTCTCTCCTTTG CTGCCTACCTTGGAGTTGTCACCTCCTCAG AGGTCAGGCTGGTGCCAGGACCCTGTGCCGGACGAGTGGAAGTGCTTGTGAATGGACACTGGGGCACCGTGTGCACTGAAGGCTGGGACAAGACAGATGCAGAAGTCGTGTGCAAGCAGCTGGGTTGCGGGATGGTCAAAGAAGCCTTCAGATCTGGCCTAGGTGCTGGATCCAGTCCCATCCTGATGACAAACGTGGTGTGCCAAGGGACAGAGAAGTCACTGAAACACTGCCACTTTGAAGAACCTGAGGACTGTGACCATAGCCAGGATGCAGGGGCTCGGTGCCAAg CTGCAGAGTACACAGTGCTGCCTGTCCGACTGGTAGGAGGTGCCACACGCTGCCGTGGGCAGGTGGAAGTTTACCATAAGAATCGCTGGGGCGCTGTCTGTGGGTATGGCTGGGACCTGACCGATGCCAAAGTGCTGTGCCGGCAGCTGGCCTGTGGGAGACCACAACGCATCACCAACCGCTGCAGCAATTTCCACTCCAGCTCAGACACTGTCTTgctgggccagctggagtgcaCTGGAAAGGAGGACTCCTTGACCCATTGCCAAAACCAGTCCTGGGAGAAACTGCCCTGTCCCAGCTACCTGCATGCTGGGGTTGTGTGCCGAG AACCCTTTGCACTGAGGCTTGTGGATGGCCCACGGGCCTGCTCTGGGCGACTGGAGGTACAGCATGATGGGGAGTGGGGCACGGTATGTGATGATCACTGGGCCATGCCGAATGCAGAGGTAGTGTGCAGAGagctgggctgtggccaggctgagCCAGTATCCCAACTGGTGTGGGAGAGGACCCGCTTTCGCCAGGGCACTGGGAGGATCTGGCTGGATGATGTCCGTTGCAAAGGTGAGGAGAAGACCCTGCAGAACTGTGCCCACCGCATCTGGGGCTACCATGACTGCAGCCATCGTGAGGACATCAGCGTAGTCTGCCAG GTTAactga